AATGTGTCCCCAAAAATTCTAAGCTGGTTATCTTCAGAATGAAGGTCATGGATACAGTCAAAATAATAGAGGATCTTATCACTTCTAATTGTGAGCAAGTCCAACCCTTTTGGGTGCTAATATCCTTAGGAAGCCTTGGCGAATCTGATTCGTCTTGACGCTATAAATGACTGGGTTAAGTACTGGTGGAACTAACAGGTAAATATTGGCCATGGTTATGTGGACAATGGGGGAGGAGTGTTTTGCAAAGCGATGCACTAAGGATAGCCCTATCATGGGCACATACAGAATGAGCACAGCACAAATGTGGGAAGCACACGTATTGAGGGCTTTGAGCTTCCCTCTCTGGGATGCAATGCCTAGCACAGAATGGAGGATGAAAGCATAAGATAACAAGATCCCTAGAGAATCTACACCCCAATAAAATGCAACAACAAACAAGCCAtataaaatgttgaaagagaTGTCAGCACAGGCCAACTGGATGACTTCTTGATGTAagcagaaagagtgggagagaacATGGGAGTGACAGAAGGGAAATGTGGGAATACGAACaagaataacagggaggacaatGGAGCATCTGATTATAATGAAGATCCCTATATAGATAATACGTTGTGGAGTGAGTTTGCTGCAATACCTCAAAGGATCACAAATGGCAACATATCGGTCAAAAGCCATGGCTAGAAGCACAGCTGACTCCATCAGAGAAAATGTATGAATAAAATACATCTGTGCCACACAAGCATTCACCTCAATCTCCCTAGCATCAAACCATAAGATTTTTAATACTGTGGGCAAGGTGGAGAATGACATGCCCATGTCAGTGAGGGACAGCATGGCCAGGAAATAGTACATGGGCTCGTGGAGACTCTTATCTGTGTGGATGATGTGAAGGATTGTACAGTTGCCCACTATTCCAATCAGGTAGCACACACAAAAAGGGATGGAAATAAAGTGATTAACATTCTCATAACCAGGAATCCCAGTGAGGTAGAATGAAACAAACTGTTTAGTACTGGAGTTAGAACCTGTTAAAAGGGTGTCCCAAGTAGCCATTTTCCTACCATAAGAATGTGGGCTcctaaagggaagaaaaacacacaACATTAAGAAGATAGCAACTTATGTTTctacattagtttttttttattaacgcTTATTCTTTGTAGAGACATTATCTATACAGTTtgtaaaatgattttgaaaattatccAAAGACACCATCAtcctttaatatattattttttaattctttacatGGTTTATGGTTATGTAGTTTTCTGTCAATCTTTTATTCCATTGATTCTGGATTTTGAGTCATTCACAGGATACTCTTCCCTCCCCTGAATTTGTAATATATTCTCCTATCTCCTACTGATATTTTTATAAGTTGGTTTGTTTCTATCTACTTTTAGAGTCACCATTTacttgtcatttattttgtatatgatgtTAAGCAAGGATATTTGCCAAGACCTCTCCATGTTAAGCATTCATTTTCCTCTGACAAGGAAACTGGATGGAAATATTAGAAGGAATGTCAGAAAAAGCATAGGCAATAAATGTATAGAGTTAGCTATCTCTAATAGAAAAGAGTCCATAAGATGAATCAAATCATATCATGAGATATAAATGGATACTTCAAAAGCATTGTATATGCAGCAATGTGGTTAACAATtagagtgaaataagtgagtccTCAAACTGGTTTAAATGGGAACCAGAGCCCCATCCAAGAGTAAATAGTACTTATCCTCACTTACTCAATCACAGGTATTTGGAGCttggtttccatttcatattGCCTACCAAGGTTCATCTATGTGTACTTAAACTGCAGTCAGGCCAGGATTTTACTTAATtgaattgttaacattttttccattGATGCAATTGAATTGTGAACTACCTCATCCTTGTTGATCCTGGACACCTTTTTGGTGTCATTGGAACTTGCAGCTCCTTTTCTAATGCTCCTGTCTACACATGGCCTTGGGCCATCTCTgacagaagcaggaaaaatacCACCAATCTCAGCCTAACTGTCCCTATGGCCTTGGAATGAAGTTAGGACCCCTGACATCCTCAGACTGTGATCCAGTTTGGTGACAACCTcctaattttcttgtttttgcttctttgttcatTCAGTTTTAATGTATTTCAGTTACAAAGTTAATAAACCCTATCTCACAATAGAATATAGATgattacattaaataatttatgaatgTTCTTACCCCAGTCCTCTTTCAATTTGaatttttacactttttaaagattttatttatttgacagagggagaaatcacaagtaggcagagagacaggcagagagaaaggggggaagcaggctccctgttgagcagagagcctgatgtggggctcagtcccaggaccatgagatcatgacctaagctgaaggcagagacttgatccactgaggtacccaggtgccccatatttttacattttaatgatcATATTTGTAATGTAAAATATCTCCAATGATGTCAAAATAGAGGCATGTTATAGATATGTAGACCGAAGCTTAGAGACTGAAGTGgtttgcctgaagtcacacaggtACAATAATAGCTTTCATAAATATTGGTGTCAGGGTTTTGTTCATGTAGATGGTGATTTCCCAGGATAGTGGTTCCCTCACCTGTCTGCTTCCTACAGCCATGTGACTACCTTGGTCAACATTTGAGTTCCAGCCTACCACCGCATGCAGTTGCTAATGCCAAAGCAGTGTTAAAACAACAAATTCAGTTTCTTCAGACACTTCACTAGCTTAATATTTTACcgatctatatatttttttgccaCACTTTCCTTCTGATACAAAAACCACACATGTTATGTGTGTCACTAAAGCCCTGGTCACTTAACCATCTATATCTTATTTCTCATAATGAATGCAATGATTCTTTCAAAGTTATGAATAGTGATATCTAtgtaaagaaaaaacagatatCATTGTCCAGTTCCTTAAGTTTATTCATAAGTTATAATCATATCCCAATGTCCAAGAGTACTTTTAGACTccttaaaattatgttatatttaaCTAAtcaatcattgaacactacatcaaaaactaatcatgtaccTTACAGTAGCTAactgacataataaaaaattatttatagatatatattatatttgaaCTACTATTTATATCAGATCAACAGAGGCCATGTTACATATAAGTAGCCTGAAGCCCAGAAATGTTACTGAACAAACATGAGAATCATtagaattaggggcacctgggtgactcagtcagataagcacctgactgttgattttggttcatgtcatgatatcagggttgtgagatggagccccacatcaggctccatgcagggtacagagcctgcttaagattctctctttcagagcacctgggtggctcagtgggttaaagcctctgccttcggctcaggtcatgatctcagggtcctgggatcaagcccctcatcggctctctactcagcaaggagcctgcttccccctctctctgcctgcctctctgcctacttgtgatctctgtctgtcaaatcaataaataaaatcttaaaaaaaattctctctctcctccctttgccaTGCccccttctctcattctctttctctcaaagtaaataaaaagaatcattagaattagaatttaagCTCTGCTTCTAGAGGTTCTGTAACTGCTACTGAAACATTTTAACCCTATTTTAGAAAGTAGTCCCAATTCTATACTATGATGACTCTCAGTCACACACTAGGGATTAGAGTGATGGCTATAACTCATAAAGGACCCTTCACACTCAGACTGCAGAGCATGTCTACCAGGCCTCCCTCAGTAATACCCTTGTCCTCGCCTGCAAATGCCTTCAATACCTGAGCATGTAttgttttctcacttttctttattattttacccAAAAGACAGGTCTAGAAGAAAACTGAGGGAGGCAGGTCttgaaaagaaaaggttttgttGGGCAGAGAAGAGAGTGAAGTGGGGAGACCTATAAGAATCTCCAACAGTAGTGGGGAAATAAGAAATGGTCTACTAGATACCTCTGTCTGTGTATCTAAAAGGCACATCAAAGATCacatggccaagaaagaattcttgataATTGccttaatatttctattttagtaaATGTAATTCATGCTGTGTAATTGATAATATGTAAAAACTAAGTATTGTCCTTGATTATTCAAACCTTTTTTTACTCCTATCCACCCATCAATATGTTCTCTTGTTTCTATAACCAAAGTATTTAACTAATTCACTTCTCTTTACTTCTGTCATGATGTCTCTTCCAAACTATTGTGTTAGCCATTTAACTCAcctaattcttcctttttttatgtcATTGCTTCAAATCAATTTTTCTTACAACAGTAAATTCTGAAAGACATAGGTAAGGTAAATCACTCCtgtgttttggggtgttttttttttaaagactttatttttatttgatgcagagagagagagagatcacaactaggcagagcagcaggcagagagaaagggggaatcaggctccccgccgagcagagagcccgatgtggagctcgatccaggaccctgagatcatgacctgagccggaggcagaggcttaatccactgagccacccaggcacccctgttttgggggttttttaaagattttatttatttatttgtcagagagagagagcacaagcaggcagtaggcagtagggaaagggagaagcagagggaaagggagaaggaaagggagaagcaggctccccaccaaccagggagcctgaagtggggcttgatcccaagaccccaggatcatgacctgagcagaagacagatgcttaactgattgagccacccaggcatccttcattcctatttttaaaattattaactgCTGCCTACTGATCTCAGGATGAAAGGAAAGCCATTGTCATTACTAATAAGAACCTTCTTTCCAGTGTATGGGGAAAGGGAGATGGATTGATACATGTAATTTTGTCCCTACTCCCCTTTCTCTTTACCTTTGTGCTTAAATCCTCCAGAGTGCCTCTCAGATAACTTTACTATTTCTgacctcaataaatattattgttaCTCTCATTCATCAAAGCAcagatattctttctttttctctataaaataatctACATATCCTCTCATAATTCTATTCAAATATTACCTGTTCACTTACCTAAAACACTCAACATATCTCATCTCACATAACTGTGCCACATTATGCATTATTTTCCTTCAAATCCCCTTTTCACCTCACTTCAATCTTTATCTCCAACTAcccacaatttcttttctttaccccAAATTTTCTGCCCTCCTTTCCATTGACAAATTGATCATTGTTTTTCCTCCCAGATTAGCCCTCCTTCCCCATAACAAACTTACCTGAATCTATAGCCTACTGCTGTTTCCCCATCACTTAATGAACATtcactgctttgttttcttgCTCAGAGTTCACAAATTGGAGGTAGTGTTTCCTAAAGGACATAGGAGGTTACCAGTTTATCTATCTGAGGCGAAAGAAGCTTTTAGGTTCTCCTGGTTATACAGGATTTCTGGAAGCCGGAGGGAACTATAGCTACTAATACTACTTAAGGAGTAGGAACCCATGGACCTGAGGGATGAATGTGGCTCAGGATGAGATAGTGGGGATTTCCACAGGAAGAGAGAATGCCCAAGGGAGACTTGGGTGGACAAATTCAAAGAAGCTCTGTATCTCTGATGGCTAGCTAAGCTTAAATGTGTAGTAGGAGTGGACATGTTCCAACTGATtaaatccttaaataaaataaaaggtctaTGTATCTTAAGATCATACAATTGCCCATCTAACAAGCACCAGTATCTCTACCCTGTTATACTTTGGGACTAGACTGCAGCCTCTTTGAAGATGAATTCACGCATGGATGCCTCTGCTTAGTTCAGTCCATCAGAGGAAGGTTGATGAAGGAATGGGTGGGAGAGTAGATGTAAGAGTCCCATATTCTGAACAAACTTTAGAAATCTATGGTATTtgattgggtcatgatcccagggtcctgggatcgagccccacatcaggctctctgctcagcagggagcctgcttcctcctctctctctctgcctgcctctccacctacttgtgatctctagctgtcaaataaataaataagtaaaatatttaaaaaaaagaaatctatggtATTTGAGTAATGTTTCATGCTGCTCAAAGCAGTATTAAATGCAatatgttattttacatttacaaaaCCCTGTGGAGTGCTTATCTTTTAagctgactcccccaaaacttaactactaatagtttAGTGACTCCTGACTTGATGATATGTAACTCTATGAATCCAAAGTTTACAATGTAAGTGTAAAGATTACAAATTTGTAATTAtacttgggttcaaattccagtaTAATGAATTCATACTAGAGTAGTTTTAggtaaatgaattaaacattaTTAGCTTGTTTGCTTAACTACGTCATGCTATGATTATAtcccatgaaatttttttttttaagattttatttatttacttaacagatagagatcacaaatagggagagaggcaggcagggggggggaagcaggctccctgcggagcagagagcccgatgcggggctcgatcccaggaccctgggatcatgacctgagctgaaggcagaggcttaacccactgagccacccaggcgcccctatcccaTGAAATTTCTTAAGTATTAATTGTaatatggaaaatggtatggaggtttcttaaaaaattaaaaatagaattatgatatgattcaataatttcactactggatatttacaccaagaatacaaaaacactaattcaaaacaATACATGTACCCTTATATTTATTGTAGTATGTACAATAGCTCaattatggaaggagcccaggtgtccattgatagattaatggataaagaagatgtgggatatatataaagacagatgatagatagatggatagatagatagataaattccTATCTATATATccttatatagatatatagatagataaattccTATCTATCATCCctagaaatattactcagccataaaaaaagaatgacatcttggcatttgcaacaacatggatggatctagagagtataatgctaagtgaaatgacacatttagagaaagaaaagtccatatgatttcactcacctgtggaatttaagaaacaaaacaaatgaacaacaaaaaagaagagatggagaagcaaaccaagaaacagtttCTTTAAACTAGAgcgaacaaactaatggttaccagaggggaggtgtgtgggggcaTGGGTGAAATGCTTAAAGGGAATTAAGAATAAACTTATGaagataagcactgagtaatgtataggattgttgaatcactatattgtacacctgaaactaatagaacactgtatattaactatactggaattaaattaaaaataaaatgaaataaataaaaaagaagtaaatgggaTAATGCCTGTAATGCAACTCACATAGCCCTCATATATGCTCAGTACacgtttgtttctttctttctttgttttaattaattaatttcttgtaaagagatagagagaggatgTAGGATTTAGCCAGAAAACATTACAggccatttattttattcttcccagAAAGAAGATGTGAGTTTCTGTcctctattctcttttctttccattctgtagTTAAATAAGGAGCAAAATGTTGACAAAATTCAATTTTGTTGGAGACTGATTCTTGGCTGTGTCTGAAAGATTTAATATTATAATCAGGAAACTGCTAGTGCACTATAGCATTTAGAGGTTAGTGTGGGCTCTAATAAATTTATGACAATTCACTGGTTATCTCAAATTTACATTGAAATTATTTACCAAAAACGTAATAACACtctcttactttatttttgcttctctttttcttcattcattggAATGGCAGCAACTATATGAAAAGACAAGATCTCTTCTAAGGAAAAATGTGCACTATAATAAAGGAGAAAGTCatgcaaaaatacaaaataaatatgacaagAGACAAAAGACAGGTAAGTGCACATGCCATATGGATGAGAGGATATGTGTCAATCAGGGTTCAGATTCCTAGAAAATTACTCTTATAAGAGCTGATATGTGAAAAGAGCCGTCACTTCTAACCAAGTTACCAAGGGAGGTCTTTGTGTGTGAAAGAATTCCatgaagaaaaagacacagagttGCCACCTTCATGAATTGAGTAGATGACAAGTTCTCTATGCAGAGAGATATAGAAAAGTGTTTTAAGAGGATGGAAAGATTTCTGAATGTTTTACAAGACATGGAAAGCCACATCTTCTTTGTaatctatttgtatatattttttctgatgaATACAATTGTAACTGCAACACAGGTAAGGCAGGAAAGCACATTGGCACTGTTAAAAATGTCAGACCCCAGAAAGTCAACTAAATTATACCTTTTCTGTACTTTTTGCCATCTCTCCTACATTTTAGACTCCTAGTTTGGATGTGTGgatttttaggggttttttttctctgtttatgtAATTTCCATTAcaattgtgtatatattatacagtTGACCTTGGAATAACACAGGTTTGAACAGCCTAGGTCCACTTATACAagtattgtttttataaatatagtacagtatatgtattttctcttccttatgattttcttaacattttattttttatagtttactTTATTCtaggaatacagtatataataaatataacttacaaaatatgttcatcaattaattgtttatattatcagtaaggctAACAGTAGGCTATAGTAGTCGTTAAGTTTTGGAGAGTCAGAAATTATAGGCAAATTTTTGACAGCATGAGGCTTAACTGTGGTAAGAGCCCAGaagtccattgacagatgaatggataaagaagacatggtgtgtatatgtatatgtgtgtgtgtgaatataatataatataatataatataatataatataatataatataaatattatatacacacatatatgcatatatatgcatatatctctatatatacacacaatatgtctctcatatgtgtgtgtatgtgtttatatatttgtggAATAACACAAAATATTATAGATTTGTGGAAAAAAAGTGagctcttggggagcctgggtggctcagtgggttgagcctctgccttcggctctggtggtgatctcagggtcctgggatcaagccccgcatcaggctctctgctcagcggagagtctgctccccccccctctgcctgcctctctgcctacttgtaatctctctctctgtcaaataaataaataaaatctttaaaaaaaaaagtgagctcttaccatttacatcaatgtggatggaattatGCTGAGCCAAAGaagtcagtcagataaagacaatcatcatatggttttactAATATGTGGACtataagaaatagcacaagtgatcacaagggaagagagggaaaactgaatggaaagtcatcaaagagggaggcaaaccacgTTTTAAACCAGGCTgttaactataggaaaaa
This DNA window, taken from Lutra lutra chromosome 10, mLutLut1.2, whole genome shotgun sequence, encodes the following:
- the LOC125079738 gene encoding olfactory receptor 51G1-like; this translates as MATWDTLLTGSNSSTKQFVSFYLTGIPGYENVNHFISIPFCVCYLIGIVGNCTILHIIHTDKSLHEPMYYFLAMLSLTDMGMSFSTLPTVLKILWFDAREIEVNACVAQMYFIHTFSLMESAVLLAMAFDRYVAICDPLRYCSKLTPQRIIYIGIFIIIRCSIVLPVILVRIPTFPFCHSHVLSHSFCLHQEVIQLACADISFNILYGLFVVAFYWGVDSLGILLSYAFILHSVLGIASQRGKLKALNTCASHICAVLILYVPMIGLSLVHRFAKHSSPIVHITMANIYLLVPPVLNPVIYSVKTNQIRQGFLRILAPKRTRISNTMEEFSGTVKKISYQAIRSD